In the genome of Stigmatella aurantiaca, one region contains:
- a CDS encoding ATP-grasp domain-containing protein has translation MTAVSPLSPARPRVLVLCPGPWDKQALGARFDARYELLYAGEELIETPSLWDGVRFNVFRWVDQTVKTWRGQGLAGVVGTGDYPGCMLASLVGEQLGLPVPPPAAVVQLSHKYYSRRIQQKLVPEATPGFEPLDPFGGPPKLQRLGYPLFIKPVKGTMSIRAQRVHNAGEFRQAVHFSWRERMTKHLLLRPFQHLLERYTDGKVPAWHFIGETLLEGTQVTVDGFVERGRAVVMGIVDSVMYPGTISFQRFESPSGLPGPVQEHMRQVAVRLMEGSGFNHACFNIEMFYDPAQDRVSVIEVNPRMSYQFADLYERLAGMNTYEAQLALAVGQPVPWRAASGQAGAAASFVLRRFSDARVDQVPSAEEIAQVKERFPGTIIQVLCAPGERLSDHDQDVGSYRYGIINLGAPSRDELFERYQQVERMLTFRFS, from the coding sequence GTGACCGCTGTCTCCCCGCTGTCTCCCGCGAGGCCCCGGGTGCTCGTGCTCTGCCCAGGGCCGTGGGACAAGCAAGCCCTGGGGGCCCGCTTCGACGCCCGCTACGAGCTGCTCTACGCCGGCGAGGAACTCATTGAGACGCCCTCGCTGTGGGACGGCGTGCGCTTCAACGTCTTCCGCTGGGTGGATCAGACGGTGAAGACCTGGAGGGGCCAGGGGCTGGCGGGGGTGGTGGGAACCGGGGACTACCCGGGCTGCATGCTGGCGTCGCTGGTGGGGGAGCAGCTGGGGCTGCCGGTGCCGCCCCCGGCGGCCGTGGTGCAGCTGAGCCACAAGTACTACAGCCGCCGCATCCAGCAGAAGCTGGTGCCGGAGGCCACGCCCGGCTTCGAGCCGTTGGATCCGTTCGGAGGCCCGCCGAAGCTCCAGCGGCTCGGGTATCCGCTGTTCATCAAACCCGTGAAGGGCACCATGTCCATCCGGGCCCAGCGGGTGCACAACGCGGGAGAGTTCCGCCAGGCGGTGCACTTCTCGTGGCGCGAGCGGATGACGAAGCACCTGCTGCTGCGCCCCTTCCAGCACCTGCTGGAGCGATACACGGATGGCAAGGTCCCCGCCTGGCACTTCATCGGCGAGACGCTGCTGGAGGGCACGCAGGTGACGGTGGACGGCTTCGTCGAGCGGGGCCGGGCGGTGGTGATGGGCATCGTGGACTCGGTGATGTACCCGGGGACCATCAGCTTCCAGCGCTTCGAGTCCCCCTCGGGGCTGCCGGGCCCGGTGCAGGAGCACATGCGCCAGGTGGCGGTGCGCCTGATGGAGGGCAGCGGCTTCAACCACGCGTGCTTCAACATCGAGATGTTCTACGACCCGGCGCAGGACCGGGTGTCCGTCATCGAGGTGAACCCGCGGATGTCCTACCAGTTCGCGGACCTCTACGAGCGCCTGGCAGGAATGAACACCTACGAGGCACAGCTCGCACTGGCGGTGGGGCAGCCCGTGCCGTGGCGCGCGGCCTCCGGCCAGGCGGGGGCGGCGGCGAGCTTCGTCCTCCGGCGCTTCAGCGATGCGCGCGTGGATCAGGTGCCCTCGGCGGAGGAGATCGCCCAGGTGAAGGAGCGCTTTCCCGGCACCATCATCCAGGTGCTATGCGCCCCGGGGGAGCGGCTCTCGGACCACGACCAGGACGTGGGCAGCTACCGCTACGGCATCATCAACCTGGGAGCGCCCAGCCGCGACGAGCTCTTCGAGCGCTACCAGCAGGTGGAGCGGATGCTCACCTTCCGCTTCAGCTGA